The genomic interval AACTCGCTGCTGGACGAGCTGCGGACGGTGGACGCCGCCGCCGGCCGCCCCACGCCAGTGACCGCCTGGCTTGAATACCAGCACGACGCCGACCCCTCGCTGGAGCTGCGAACCGGGGAGTCCGACGTCGTCAGCTGGATTCCGCGCAAACGCGACGGCGCTGCGCTGGTGGATGCGGTGTGTGACGCGCTGACCGCGGACTCCGTTTCGGTCGGCGAGGACTACTTCTGGGTGGCCTGCGAGGCGTCCAATACGCGCGCCATCGTCAAGCACCTGCGCAAGGACCTTGGTGTGGATAAGCAGCGGATCAATGCGCTGGGGTACTGGCGGGTGACGTAGGCCCCCGCCGCGCGTCGTGTCGAATATCGCATGGAGTGGGTATTCCATCCAGCAATCCGCGACATGCGGGCAAAATGCCCAGCCAATAGCTCATCTGTGATATTTTTTATCTATGATTCAGCAAACTGCCGAGCACGTCGCCGCCACACTCAGGGACGCCCGGACCGAGAAGGGCTGGACCCAAGGCCAGCTCGCGTCAGCGCTGGGAACCAGCCAGAGCGCCGTCGCCCGGATGGAGCAGGGCAAGCAGAACCTGAGCCTAAAAATGATCCAGCGGCTCGAAGCCATTCTCGACCGCAGCATCGTCAAGGTGGGCAAACCGCAGATGACGCACCTGCGGATCGAAGGCGGCCGCACGCTTTCCGGGGCGGTGGATGTCAACAGCAGTAAAAACGCCGGTGTGGCGTTGCTGTGCGCCAGCCTGATCAACCGCGGCACCACCGTCCTCCGCCGCCTTGCCCGGATCGAAGAGGTCAACCGGATCGTGGAGGTCCTGACCAGCATCGGCGTCGAGTGCACGTGGCTAAACGACACGGATCTCCAGCTCCGCCGCCCCGCGGTCCTGGACCTCGAGGCCATGGATGTGGACGCGGCGCGCCGCACCCGCAGCGTGATTATGCTCCTGGGCCCGCTTCTTGACGAATCCGCGGAGTACCGCCTGCCGTATGCCGGAGGTTGCGATCTGGGCACCCGCACCGTGGAGCCGCACATGCAGGCGTTGCGCCAGTTCGGGCTCTCCGTGGAGGCCACTGCCGGTTTCTACGCCGTGCAGGCTCCGCCGCCGGACACTCACGACCGGTCCTTTGTGCTGACGGAGCGCGGGGACACTGTCACCGAGAACGCGATCATGGCAGCGGCGCACCGCCGCGGCACCACCGTCATCCGCAACGCCAGCCCCAACTACATGGTCCAGGACCTCTGCTTCTACCTCGAGATGCTGGGCGTGAAGATCGACGGCGTGGGCACCACCACACTGAAGATCACCGGGCAGCCGCAGATCGACGTCGACATTGAGTATTTCCCGTCCGAGGACCCCATCGAGGCCATGAGCCTTATCACCGCCGGGATCGTCACCAACTCAGAGGTGACCATCCGCCGCGTGCCCATCGAGTTCATGGAGATCGAGCTGGCCACGCTGGAGCAGATGGGCCAGCAGCTGGAGATTTCCGGCGAGTACGTGGCGCGCAACGGCCGCACCCGGCTGGTGGATGTGACCACCAAACCGTCCGAGCTGCGGGCGCCCGAGGACAAGATCCACCCGATG from Pseudarthrobacter sp. SSS035 carries:
- a CDS encoding UDP-N-acetylglucosamine 1-carboxyvinyltransferase, which encodes MIQQTAEHVAATLRDARTEKGWTQGQLASALGTSQSAVARMEQGKQNLSLKMIQRLEAILDRSIVKVGKPQMTHLRIEGGRTLSGAVDVNSSKNAGVALLCASLINRGTTVLRRLARIEEVNRIVEVLTSIGVECTWLNDTDLQLRRPAVLDLEAMDVDAARRTRSVIMLLGPLLDESAEYRLPYAGGCDLGTRTVEPHMQALRQFGLSVEATAGFYAVQAPPPDTHDRSFVLTERGDTVTENAIMAAAHRRGTTVIRNASPNYMVQDLCFYLEMLGVKIDGVGTTTLKITGQPQIDVDIEYFPSEDPIEAMSLITAGIVTNSEVTIRRVPIEFMEIELATLEQMGQQLEISGEYVARNGRTRLVDVTTKPSELRAPEDKIHPMPFPGLNIDNLPFFAVIAANAHGQTMIHDWVYENRAIYLTELNRLGAQVQLLDPHRIYVNGPTKWRAAEVGCPPALRPAACLLLAMLAARGVSELRNIYVIERGYEDLAERLNTIGAKVEYFQD